A genome region from Chryseobacterium indicum includes the following:
- the mtaB gene encoding tRNA (N(6)-L-threonylcarbamoyladenosine(37)-C(2))-methylthiotransferase MtaB, producing the protein MSQFQRTAAFHTLGCKLNFAETSTIARQLTEAGYEKVSFDEKANVYVINTCSVTENADRECKLHVKRAMKANPDGLVVIVGCYAQLKPEEISQIEGVDLVLGAKEKFNILSYLDDLEKSENEGIVHSCEIEETDFFIGSYSIGDRTRAFLKVQDGCDYKCTYCTIPLARGISRSDTIENVLKNAKEIAERDIKEIVLTGVNIGDYGKGEFGNKRHEHTFLDLISELDQVEGIERIRISSIEPNLLKDESIELVSKSKSFVPHFHIPLQSGSDELLKKMKRRYLTKLYTDRVNKIREVMPDAAIGVDVIVGFPGETEELFMETYNFLNELPITYLHVFTYSERENTEAAEMEGVVPIPERKRRNKMLRILSEKKKMAFYQTQLGKTLPVLWEHENKDGKMFGFTENYVRVQKDFDQSSVNQIEFLKLEKIEADGTVSVMNSFESFLEKI; encoded by the coding sequence ATGTCTCAATTTCAAAGAACTGCCGCATTTCATACTCTTGGCTGCAAATTAAATTTTGCGGAAACATCTACCATTGCCCGCCAATTAACAGAAGCAGGTTACGAAAAGGTAAGTTTTGATGAAAAAGCGAATGTGTATGTTATCAATACCTGTTCGGTAACTGAAAATGCCGACCGCGAATGCAAACTTCACGTAAAAAGAGCCATGAAAGCCAATCCGGATGGTCTGGTTGTAATCGTGGGATGTTATGCACAACTGAAACCGGAGGAAATTTCACAGATTGAAGGGGTAGATTTGGTTTTAGGAGCCAAAGAAAAATTCAATATTCTGAGCTATCTTGATGATCTGGAGAAATCTGAAAACGAAGGTATCGTTCATTCATGCGAAATTGAAGAAACAGATTTTTTTATCGGAAGTTACTCCATCGGAGACAGAACACGAGCTTTTCTGAAAGTTCAGGACGGTTGCGATTACAAATGTACCTACTGTACGATTCCTTTGGCAAGAGGAATTTCCCGTTCTGATACCATCGAAAATGTATTAAAGAATGCCAAAGAAATTGCTGAAAGAGACATCAAAGAAATCGTTCTTACAGGTGTAAACATCGGAGATTACGGAAAAGGAGAATTTGGAAACAAAAGACATGAACATACTTTTTTAGATTTAATTTCTGAGCTTGATCAGGTTGAAGGCATCGAAAGAATCCGTATTTCTTCCATCGAGCCGAATCTGTTGAAAGACGAAAGCATAGAACTGGTTTCGAAAAGCAAAAGCTTTGTTCCGCATTTTCATATTCCTTTACAATCAGGAAGCGATGAATTGCTGAAAAAAATGAAACGCCGTTATTTAACGAAACTATATACCGACAGAGTTAATAAGATCCGTGAAGTAATGCCGGATGCAGCGATCGGTGTGGATGTAATTGTCGGTTTTCCGGGAGAAACAGAAGAACTGTTCATGGAAACATATAACTTCCTGAATGAACTTCCAATAACCTATCTGCACGTTTTTACCTATTCTGAAAGAGAAAATACAGAAGCGGCAGAAATGGAAGGCGTAGTTCCGATCCCTGAAAGAAAAAGACGCAATAAAATGCTTAGAATTTTATCTGAAAAGAAAAAGATGGCATTTTACCAGACCCAGCTTGGAAAAACACTTCCTGTACTTTGGGAACACGAAAATAAAGACGGGAAAATGTTTGGCTTCACAGAAAATTATGTGAGGGTTCAGAAAGATTTCGATCAGTCTTCAGTCAATCAGATTGAATTCTTAAAGCTTGAAAAAATAGAAGCCGACGGAACTGTTTCTGTGATGAATTCTTTTGAAAGTTTTCTCGAGAAAATTTAA